A genomic stretch from Setaria italica strain Yugu1 chromosome VII, Setaria_italica_v2.0, whole genome shotgun sequence includes:
- the LOC101779559 gene encoding extensin-like, whose amino-acid sequence MRASQTQRPQPLPLPLPPPPLCLPSPPAAPRRGRHRSSYSSSSSSSSSVSSASTFCPSPSPAASPLGRSSTSSLVPFSWERHPGVPKNSFRSGLASPTGTPLPLPPPLRPAPRRRRPRPRPRAKGPAASAAATSDASGDPFVAAFAECTRDDGEDDEADNGADAVTTAGKDKLWLAPAKPTVSGRAARPCRPATGGFLGFLDLYGCKSAMAVADGAFLARRPVAARPGPASGRATRR is encoded by the coding sequence ATGCGAGCCTCTCAGACCCAAAGACCGCAgccactgccgctgccgctgcctcctcctcctctctgtctgccgtcgccgcccgccgcccctcgccgcgGGCGCCACCGCAGCTCCtactcatcctcctcctcgtcctcttcaTCCGTCTCCAGCGCCTCAACCTTctgcccgtcgccgtcgcccgccgcgtcCCCTCTCGGCAGGAGTAGCACCTCCTCCCTCGTGCCCTTCTCGTGGGAGCGCCACCCGGGCGTGCCCAAGAACTCGTTCCGCAGCGGCCTCGCCTCCCCGACGGGcacgccgctcccgctcccgccgccgctccgcccggcccctcgacgccggcgcccgcgcccgcgcccgcgcgccaaAGGCCCTGctgcgtccgccgccgccacctccgacGCCAGCGGCGACCCCTtcgtcgccgccttcgccgagtgcaccagggacgacggcgaggacgacgaggcggaTAACGGCGCGGACGCCGTGACGACCGCGGGCAAAGACAAGCTCTGGCTGGCGCCGGCGAAGCCTACGGTAtctggccgcgccgcgcgcccgtgTCGGCCTGCCACCGGCGGGTTCCTCGGCTTCCTCGACCTCTACGGGTGCAAGAGCGCCATGGCGGTCGCCGATGGCGCCTTCCTTGCCCGCAGACCCGTCGCAGCACGTCCCGGGCCAGCATCAGGCCGAGCAACACGGAGATAA